In a single window of the Mucilaginibacter defluvii genome:
- the purH gene encoding bifunctional phosphoribosylaminoimidazolecarboxamide formyltransferase/IMP cyclohydrolase: MSNPVQIKNALISVYYKDNLEPIIHELNRLGVTIYSTGGTESFIRNLGVNVVAVEDLTSYPSILGGRVKTLHPKVFGGILARRSFESDEQQLAQYDIPQIDLVIVDLYPFEETVQSGAGQEDVIEKIDIGGISLIRAAAKNFKDVVIVASKDDYGTLENILKTQDGQTNIDQRRAFARNAFNISSHYDTAIFNYFNEEDPLPVFKQSIQSSQVLRYGENPHQQGTFYGNLDAMFTKLHGKELSYNNLVDVDAAVALIDEFTEPTIAILKHTNACGVATRSFIKEAWIDALACDPVSAFGGVIIANDEIDAATAEEISKIFYEVLIAPAYTDEAVSILQSKKNRIILVRQRTELPVKQFKTLLNGVIEQDKDAVIEGPEQMNAVTNRKPTEQELKDLYFANKIVKHTKSNTIVFAKNNQLMASGVGQTSRVDSLRQAVLKANSFGFDLNGAVMASDAFFPFPDCVELAAEAGITAVLQPGGSIKDQDSIDMANQKNISMVTTGVRHFKH; the protein is encoded by the coding sequence ATGAGCAATCCCGTTCAAATAAAAAACGCTTTAATTTCAGTTTATTACAAGGATAATCTTGAGCCTATAATTCACGAGTTGAACAGGCTTGGGGTAACCATTTATTCAACCGGCGGTACCGAAAGTTTTATCCGTAACCTTGGTGTTAACGTAGTAGCTGTTGAAGACCTTACCTCCTACCCATCCATCCTGGGTGGCCGGGTAAAAACCCTTCACCCGAAGGTATTTGGCGGCATTTTAGCCCGCCGCAGCTTTGAAAGCGATGAACAGCAGCTTGCCCAGTACGACATTCCGCAAATTGACCTGGTAATTGTTGACCTGTACCCGTTTGAAGAAACTGTACAATCAGGCGCCGGGCAAGAGGATGTGATCGAGAAGATAGATATCGGTGGTATATCATTGATACGCGCCGCGGCCAAAAACTTCAAGGATGTGGTTATCGTTGCGTCAAAAGATGACTACGGCACCTTAGAGAACATCCTGAAAACACAGGACGGACAAACCAATATTGATCAGCGCCGTGCTTTTGCCCGCAACGCGTTCAACATATCATCGCACTATGATACCGCTATCTTCAACTATTTTAATGAGGAAGATCCGCTGCCGGTATTCAAACAAAGCATACAAAGCAGCCAGGTGCTGCGTTATGGCGAAAACCCGCATCAGCAGGGCACCTTCTACGGTAATCTTGATGCCATGTTCACTAAACTGCACGGCAAAGAATTATCATACAACAACCTGGTTGATGTTGATGCCGCCGTTGCCCTGATAGATGAATTTACGGAGCCTACCATTGCCATATTAAAACATACCAATGCCTGTGGCGTAGCTACCCGCTCATTTATTAAAGAAGCGTGGATTGATGCCCTGGCCTGCGATCCGGTATCGGCCTTTGGTGGTGTCATTATTGCTAATGATGAAATTGACGCAGCCACTGCTGAGGAGATCAGCAAGATATTTTATGAAGTATTGATAGCGCCTGCTTATACTGATGAAGCTGTAAGCATACTGCAATCAAAAAAGAACCGCATTATACTGGTTCGCCAGCGTACCGAGCTGCCTGTTAAACAGTTTAAGACACTGCTTAACGGTGTGATTGAGCAGGATAAGGATGCCGTTATTGAAGGCCCTGAGCAAATGAACGCGGTTACTAACCGTAAGCCAACCGAGCAGGAACTGAAAGACCTGTACTTTGCAAATAAAATTGTAAAGCATACTAAATCAAACACCATTGTGTTTGCTAAAAACAACCAGTTGATGGCAAGCGGCGTGGGTCAAACCTCAAGGGTTGACTCGCTGAGGCAGGCGGTGCTTAAAGCCAACAGCTTTGGCTTTGATTTGAACGGTGCGGTAATGGCATCAGATGCTTTTTTCCCCTTCCCGGATTGTGTGGAGCTGGCTGCCGAAGCAGGCATTACAGCGGTGCTGCAACCCGGTGGTTCAATAAAAGATCAGGACTCAATAGACATGGCTAACCAGAAAAACATTTCAATGGTTACCACAGGTGTACGCCACTTTAAACATTAA
- a CDS encoding rod shape-determining protein, which yields MGLFNFFTQEIAIDLGTANTLIIHNDKVVVDEPSIVAFDRKTNKVIAIGRQAMQMEGKTHDNIRTIRPLKDGVIADFDAAEYMIRGMIKMINSGKGWFFPSLRMVICIPSGITEVEKRAVHQSAERAGAKEVYLIHEPMAAAVGIGIDVEEPMGNMIIDIGGGTTEIAVIALSGIVCDQSIRVAGDNFDADIVQYIRRQHNIMIGERTAEKIKIEVGAALPELTDPPGDFAVQGRDLMTGVPKQIMVSYTEIAHCLDKSISKIEEAILKALEITPPELSADIYQTGIYLTGGGALLRGLDKRVAAKTKLPVHVAEDPLRAVVRGTGTALKNIGNFKFLMQ from the coding sequence ATGGGCCTGTTTAACTTTTTTACCCAAGAGATAGCGATAGATTTAGGTACAGCGAATACGCTGATCATACATAATGATAAGGTTGTTGTTGATGAACCATCAATAGTAGCTTTTGACCGTAAAACCAACAAGGTTATAGCCATTGGGCGCCAGGCCATGCAAATGGAAGGCAAAACCCACGATAATATACGCACTATACGTCCGCTAAAGGATGGTGTAATTGCGGATTTTGATGCTGCAGAGTACATGATACGCGGTATGATCAAGATGATCAACTCAGGCAAAGGCTGGTTTTTCCCGTCGCTGCGTATGGTTATCTGTATACCATCGGGCATTACCGAGGTGGAGAAACGTGCCGTGCATCAATCAGCCGAGCGTGCCGGTGCCAAAGAGGTTTACCTGATACACGAGCCAATGGCAGCCGCCGTAGGTATCGGTATTGATGTGGAGGAGCCTATGGGTAACATGATCATCGATATAGGTGGTGGTACTACCGAGATCGCGGTTATCGCCCTTTCAGGTATAGTTTGCGATCAGTCTATCCGTGTGGCCGGTGATAATTTTGATGCTGATATTGTACAGTATATCCGCCGTCAGCACAATATCATGATTGGTGAGCGTACTGCCGAAAAGATCAAGATAGAGGTTGGCGCGGCATTGCCTGAACTGACCGACCCTCCGGGCGACTTCGCCGTACAAGGTCGTGACCTGATGACCGGTGTGCCTAAGCAGATCATGGTATCGTATACCGAGATAGCGCACTGTCTTGATAAGTCGATCTCTAAAATTGAAGAAGCTATTTTGAAAGCATTGGAAATCACCCCTCCTGAGCTTTCGGCCGATATTTATCAAACCGGAATTTACCTTACAGGTGGTGGCGCGTTACTGCGCGGTTTAGACAAACGTGTAGCTGCCAAAACCAAGCTGCCGGTTCACGTGGCCGAAGATCCGCTGCGTGCCGTAGTTCGCGGCACCGGTACCGCCCTTAAAAACATAGGCAACTTTAAGTTTTTAATGCAATAA
- the mreC gene encoding rod shape-determining protein MreC, with translation MRNLLIFITKYSAFFLFLIFEGIALFIFINYNNFQRASFINTSNEVTGNLYRNINNVNDYLKLKEINDSLAHQNALLRNQLMSSLYVDTAGRKKINDTVYKQQYTYIEARVINNSVNKRMNYITINKGSLNGIAKGMGVIADGGVVGIVMQASPHFSVIRSLLHKDTRISAMLANSKEGGSFMWAEDMDPHKGLLYDVANSAQPHLGDTVVTDQHSLFPIGIPLGRVSNLKPKTGGFFLNMEVKLSVDFSKLEYVYVINNKFAQEQQGLEALQKTDE, from the coding sequence ATGCGTAACCTGCTGATATTTATCACTAAGTATAGCGCATTTTTCCTGTTCCTGATATTTGAGGGTATTGCACTGTTTATTTTCATCAATTACAATAACTTTCAGCGGGCATCATTCATTAACACAAGTAATGAGGTTACGGGCAACCTGTACCGAAACATCAATAACGTGAATGATTACCTGAAGCTTAAAGAGATAAACGATAGTCTGGCCCATCAAAACGCCTTGCTGCGTAACCAGCTGATGTCATCATTATATGTAGATACCGCCGGCCGCAAAAAAATAAACGATACGGTTTACAAGCAACAATACACTTACATTGAGGCCCGCGTTATCAATAACTCGGTAAACAAACGCATGAATTACATCACTATAAATAAAGGCAGCCTTAACGGCATTGCCAAAGGTATGGGTGTAATTGCGGATGGTGGCGTGGTAGGTATTGTTATGCAGGCATCGCCGCATTTTTCGGTGATACGTTCGCTGTTACATAAGGACACCCGCATTAGTGCGATGCTGGCCAACTCCAAAGAGGGCGGCTCATTTATGTGGGCTGAAGATATGGATCCGCACAAGGGCTTGCTGTATGATGTTGCCAACAGCGCGCAACCACATTTGGGCGATACCGTAGTTACCGATCAGCATTCACTTTTCCCCATAGGTATTCCGCTGGGCAGGGTGAGCAACCTCAAACCAAAAACAGGCGGTTTTTTTCTGAATATGGAAGTGAAACTATCGGTTGATTTTAGCAAATTAGAATACGTATATGTGATCAACAATAAATTTGCGCAGGAGCAGCAGGGACTGGAGGCCCTACAAAAAACTGATGAGTAG
- a CDS encoding rod shape-determining protein MreD, giving the protein MSRVLFANFLRFVLLVFIQAFLLKNVTVYDLSVPYPYILFVMLLPFETPNIILFPLAFLMGLSIDAFYDTPGLHAAATVLIAFVRVLFISITVQKDGFDNEPEPTLSSMGFRWFFTYSLILTLVHHFLLFNLEVFRLSEMEYTLTRFLMSSVFTVFLMLITGLLFFRKKRA; this is encoded by the coding sequence ATGAGTAGGGTATTATTCGCCAATTTTTTGCGCTTTGTATTGCTGGTATTTATACAGGCGTTTTTATTGAAGAACGTTACGGTTTATGATCTGTCTGTACCCTACCCGTACATCCTGTTTGTAATGCTGCTGCCGTTTGAAACGCCAAACATTATACTTTTCCCGCTGGCTTTTTTAATGGGTTTAAGTATTGATGCTTTTTATGATACACCGGGGTTGCATGCTGCGGCAACGGTTTTAATTGCATTTGTACGTGTGCTGTTTATCAGCATAACGGTACAAAAAGATGGCTTTGATAACGAGCCTGAGCCTACGTTGAGCAGCATGGGCTTCAGGTGGTTTTTCACCTACTCGTTAATACTCACGCTTGTACATCATTTTTTACTGTTTAATTTAGAAGTATTTCGCCTCTCGGAGATGGAGTACACACTAACCCGGTTTTTAATGAGTTCTGTATTTACAGTATTTTTGATGTTGATTACGGGTTTATTATTTTTCAGGAAGAAAAGGGCGTAA
- the mrdA gene encoding penicillin-binding protein 2: protein MNNSFFERRYVIAAIFITFMVILLGRLFYIQLIDDRYLYFANNNVIRKKILFPARGPILDRNGHILVQNEPVYDLMVIPKQVKPFDTLEFCKLIGIDKEGFDKRFNKAKSYSLYLASTFEKQMSVSLYRSLQEKLSDFPGFYGQLRSVRSYPDSVAAQFLGYTGEVRDKDIEKSGGYYRLGDYIGVTGVEKAYEEVLRGQRGVENQMVDSRNVPKGKYANGAYDTAAVAGERLISSLDIDIQKLGEKLMRNKVGSIVAIEPSTGEILAFVSSPTYDPNMMVGRERGNNMARMYQDPYNPLLIRPIQAYYPPGSSFKPLDGLIALQEGMINPQTTFFCPHYYMAGNHRVGCEHFDGVTDLRKAIAMSCNTYFCNVFDKLISRNGAKRTRQTFIDWKAKVNKFGFGVKLNVDLPNEKKGNVPAPERYDKIFGENRWRSSSIISLAIGQGELLATPLQLANIECTIANRGYYYRPHLIKAIGDKDVIKKEYTERNYVGVDEQYFEPVIDGMQQVVDHGTAAAARIPGIIMCGKTGTVQNPHGKNHSIFVAFAPRDTPKIAIAVVVENAGYGSSWAAPIASYMVEQYLRDTITKPKAQVEYIVNANLLPPPKGSKAKEAKPAKVDTLKKGKADSAEKPQPVLKAAKRKTKKQAPAVYYANQAIRREDEQ from the coding sequence ATGAACAATAGTTTTTTTGAGCGCAGGTATGTTATAGCGGCGATATTTATAACCTTTATGGTTATACTACTTGGCCGTTTATTTTATATTCAGCTTATTGACGACCGCTACCTTTACTTTGCCAATAATAACGTAATCCGTAAAAAAATACTTTTCCCTGCCCGGGGGCCAATCCTCGACCGTAATGGCCACATACTGGTACAAAACGAACCGGTTTACGATTTGATGGTAATACCCAAGCAGGTAAAACCTTTTGATACGCTTGAGTTTTGTAAGCTGATAGGCATTGATAAAGAAGGTTTTGACAAACGGTTTAACAAGGCAAAAAGCTATTCGTTATACCTGGCATCAACGTTTGAAAAACAAATGTCGGTTTCGCTGTACCGGTCGCTACAGGAGAAACTTTCCGATTTTCCCGGATTTTACGGCCAACTTCGCTCGGTACGCAGTTACCCGGATTCCGTAGCTGCGCAATTTTTAGGTTATACCGGCGAGGTGCGCGATAAGGACATCGAAAAATCCGGCGGCTACTATCGTTTGGGCGATTACATTGGCGTAACCGGTGTTGAAAAAGCTTACGAAGAGGTACTGCGGGGTCAGCGTGGTGTTGAAAACCAGATGGTAGATTCGCGCAATGTACCAAAAGGTAAATATGCCAACGGCGCTTATGATACCGCCGCCGTAGCCGGCGAAAGGCTTATATCATCATTAGATATCGATATTCAAAAACTTGGTGAAAAGCTGATGCGCAATAAGGTGGGCAGCATTGTAGCCATCGAGCCCTCAACCGGGGAGATACTGGCGTTTGTGAGCAGCCCAACCTACGACCCGAACATGATGGTAGGCCGCGAGCGCGGCAACAACATGGCGCGCATGTACCAGGATCCGTATAATCCATTGTTGATACGCCCGATACAGGCCTACTATCCGCCGGGTTCATCATTCAAACCTTTGGACGGTTTGATCGCCTTGCAGGAAGGCATGATCAACCCGCAGACTACCTTCTTTTGCCCGCATTATTATATGGCGGGTAACCACCGGGTGGGTTGCGAGCACTTTGACGGCGTTACGGATCTGCGTAAAGCTATTGCCATGTCATGCAATACCTATTTCTGTAACGTGTTCGACAAGCTGATTAGCCGTAACGGCGCTAAACGTACCCGCCAAACCTTTATCGACTGGAAGGCCAAGGTTAACAAGTTCGGTTTTGGTGTTAAGCTGAACGTCGATCTGCCTAACGAAAAAAAGGGTAACGTACCGGCGCCCGAACGTTACGATAAGATATTTGGCGAAAACCGCTGGCGTTCAAGTTCTATTATATCGCTGGCAATCGGGCAGGGCGAATTACTGGCTACCCCCCTGCAGCTGGCAAATATTGAATGTACCATTGCTAACCGGGGCTATTACTATCGCCCGCATCTTATTAAAGCTATTGGCGATAAGGACGTGATCAAGAAAGAATACACGGAGCGTAATTATGTTGGTGTTGACGAGCAATACTTTGAGCCGGTGATAGATGGCATGCAACAGGTGGTTGACCATGGCACGGCCGCGGCGGCACGTATACCGGGCATTATTATGTGCGGTAAAACCGGTACGGTACAAAACCCCCACGGTAAAAACCACTCTATATTTGTTGCCTTTGCACCAAGAGATACGCCCAAGATAGCCATAGCCGTGGTGGTTGAAAACGCTGGTTACGGTTCATCATGGGCGGCGCCTATTGCCAGCTACATGGTTGAACAATATTTGCGCGATACCATTACCAAGCCAAAAGCCCAGGTTGAATACATTGTGAACGCTAACCTGCTACCTCCGCCAAAAGGCAGTAAGGCAAAAGAGGCAAAGCCTGCTAAGGTTGATACCCTTAAAAAAGGTAAAGCCGACAGCGCCGAAAAACCGCAACCGGTATTAAAAGCCGCTAAGCGTAAAACTAAAAAACAAGCACCGGCAGTTTACTATGCCAACCAGGCGATAAGGAGAGAAGATGAGCAGTAA
- the rodA gene encoding rod shape-determining protein RodA: MSSNERGFFRNIDWVTILIYLCLCTIGWFNIHAAVYDETNRSLFDTDTNYGKQFIFIMVSLVVAMIILLLDYRFFSALAPPIYIVTVLLLILVLVIGRNVGGNQAWIPLGGGFRLQPSEFAKLATVLLLAKYLSGTNIKITDTESFFISAGIILLPMALIMLQPDTGSTLVFCSLIFVLYREGLSPYFLIIIALTATLFILSLLVSQWLLVAAIAIIGALLVFFNLRNRKFIFGLLVWIIGSLGFVLAVKPLYTNVLQDHQRARIDELLGITFDPRGAGYNVAQSKIAIGSGQLWGKGYLKGTQTKYSFVPEQSTDFIFCTVGEEWGFVGSLIVIGLYLFLLLRVIHIAERQHMAFSRIYGYGVASIIFFHVLINIAMTIGLMPVIGIPLPFISYGGSSLISFTALLFILLKLDSNRTGYTY, from the coding sequence ATGAGCAGTAACGAGCGTGGCTTTTTCCGTAATATTGATTGGGTAACCATACTGATTTACCTGTGCCTGTGCACCATTGGCTGGTTTAATATCCATGCGGCTGTTTATGATGAAACCAATCGTAGCCTTTTTGATACCGATACAAACTATGGTAAGCAGTTCATCTTCATCATGGTATCGCTGGTAGTGGCCATGATTATTTTGCTGCTTGATTATCGCTTTTTCAGCGCGTTGGCACCACCTATCTATATTGTAACGGTATTGCTGCTTATACTGGTATTGGTTATTGGCCGTAATGTGGGCGGTAACCAGGCGTGGATTCCGCTTGGCGGAGGGTTCAGGCTCCAGCCGTCAGAGTTCGCTAAACTGGCAACCGTTTTGTTGTTGGCCAAATATCTAAGCGGTACTAATATTAAAATTACCGATACCGAATCATTCTTTATATCAGCAGGCATCATCTTGCTCCCCATGGCCCTGATTATGCTGCAGCCGGATACGGGTTCGACACTGGTATTTTGCTCATTGATATTTGTGTTGTATCGAGAAGGCTTGTCGCCGTACTTTTTAATCATCATCGCCTTAACGGCAACATTGTTCATCCTGTCGTTATTGGTTAGCCAATGGCTGCTGGTGGCTGCTATAGCCATTATCGGGGCATTGCTGGTATTCTTCAACCTGCGCAACCGTAAGTTTATTTTCGGTCTGTTGGTATGGATAATCGGCTCGCTGGGTTTCGTATTAGCTGTAAAACCGCTTTACACCAATGTATTGCAGGATCACCAGCGTGCCCGTATCGACGAATTGCTGGGTATAACCTTTGATCCGCGCGGAGCGGGCTATAATGTTGCCCAATCAAAAATAGCCATCGGTTCCGGACAGTTGTGGGGTAAAGGCTATCTGAAGGGTACGCAAACCAAATACTCTTTTGTGCCCGAGCAAAGTACTGACTTTATTTTTTGTACTGTTGGCGAGGAATGGGGCTTTGTGGGTTCATTGATAGTTATCGGGCTATACCTGTTCCTGCTGTTGCGGGTTATACACATCGCCGAGCGGCAGCACATGGCCTTCTCGCGCATTTACGGCTACGGCGTAGCGTCGATCATCTTCTTCCACGTGCTTATCAATATCGCCATGACCATCGGGTTAATGCCGGTTATCGGCATACCGCTCCCCTTTATAAGTTACGGCGGATCATCCTTAATAAGTTTTACCGCGCTGCTGTTTATTTTGCTTAAGCTGGATTCAAACAGGACGGGATATACTTATTAA
- a CDS encoding thymidine kinase produces the protein MFNEEIFKRTNEKGGSIEVICGSMFSGKTEELMRRLNRARIAKLSVQIFKPKTDTRYDENAVVSHNMQSFPCVSIDNSASILLFYNNEQVVAIDEAQFFDADLVEVCNTLANKGVRVIVAGLDMDFKGRPFGPIPAMMAVAESVTKLHAVCVKCGNPASFSYRLAPNEEKIMLGETDHYEPRCRNCYFS, from the coding sequence GTGTTTAACGAGGAAATTTTCAAGCGCACAAACGAAAAAGGCGGAAGTATCGAGGTAATCTGCGGGTCAATGTTTTCGGGCAAAACCGAGGAGCTGATGCGCCGTTTAAACCGCGCTCGCATAGCCAAACTAAGCGTGCAGATATTTAAACCTAAAACTGATACCCGGTATGATGAAAACGCCGTCGTATCGCACAACATGCAAAGTTTCCCATGCGTATCTATCGATAATTCAGCTTCCATATTGCTGTTTTACAATAACGAGCAGGTGGTAGCTATTGATGAAGCCCAGTTTTTTGACGCCGACCTGGTTGAGGTTTGCAACACACTGGCCAACAAAGGTGTAAGGGTTATTGTTGCCGGGCTTGATATGGATTTTAAAGGCCGCCCCTTTGGCCCGATACCTGCAATGATGGCCGTTGCCGAGTCTGTCACCAAACTGCATGCTGTTTGTGTTAAGTGCGGCAACCCCGCATCATTCTCCTACCGGCTGGCGCCCAACGAAGAAAAAATTATGCTCGGCGAAACCGACCATTACGAACCACGCTGCCGCAACTGTTATTTCAGTTAA
- a CDS encoding response regulator: protein MAKKVFVIEDDRDIRETIVYVLEEEGFEVRSSESSKLLKSVDTEKPDIILLDNWLTEWKSDANGQQLSKELKSNPATSHIPVIIISAVSNVKQIAEAGMADAFLMKPFDVNELISLVNKFTA, encoded by the coding sequence ATGGCTAAAAAGGTATTTGTGATTGAGGACGACCGCGACATTCGCGAAACTATTGTTTACGTGCTTGAAGAAGAAGGCTTTGAGGTGCGTTCTTCTGAAAGTTCAAAACTGCTGAAATCAGTAGATACTGAAAAGCCCGACATTATTTTGCTTGATAACTGGCTTACCGAATGGAAAAGTGATGCCAACGGGCAACAGCTTAGCAAGGAGCTTAAAAGCAACCCGGCAACAAGCCATATACCCGTAATTATTATATCGGCGGTTAGTAACGTTAAACAAATTGCCGAGGCCGGCATGGCCGACGCATTCCTGATGAAACCGTTTGATGTGAACGAGCTGATCAGCCTGGTTAACAAGTTTACCGCCTGA